In [Phormidium] sp. ETS-05, the genomic window GGAGAGAGCATCTGCTCTTCCATTAAAATCACAAGCATCTCACACCTCCTGTGGAAGCTCCCCTCTACCATTAATTGTATGTCAAGTCAATCGGTAGGGAGATGTCAAAATTAATACGTTTTAGCCAAAATTTTTTGGGAGAGTTGGTAGGGTGGGCATTGCCAGAAAAATAATTTAGCTCTGCAATTGCTGCACCCAAGGCAGATGCCCACCCTACAGAGGTATTAGAGAATCAGAGAAACAGGCATCCCCCAACCCCCTTTGAAAGAGGGGCAAGAGGAAGTATAGGGACAGGTATCCTCCCCAAAACCAAAGACGGGATGTGGGGGGCGAAGAAAGGAGGGCTTGACACCCCAGGGGCAGAGTGGTCAAAAAGGACATAAAATGCTAGATTACCCAACGGCGATGTTTTCCTGTTATGGGTCAACCACCAAGAAGCATCCCGCCGGTTGAGGCGGCCTTAAGGGGCGCCAAAGAAACCGGGTTTCTCTGAAGAACCTCGGACAAAGACGGTTTCTGCCCTTTTGACAAATAAATTAACTTTTTGACATCGCTCCTGTCTGTCCAGCCTCTTCCCCAGCCAGTATTCCAGTGAGGTTTCATTCGTGACTCAGACTAATTTAGACGTACTTGCTACCACTGACCCCGCAGTATCTGGATTGATTGCCCGGGAACTGCAACGCCAGAGAGACCACCTAGAACTGATTGCCAGTGAAAACTTTGCCTCGGCGGCGGTGCTGGCAGCTCAAGGCTCAGTGTTGACTAACAAGTATGCAGAAGGTTTGCCCGGAAAGCGCTACTATGGCGGTTGCGAGTTTATTGATGACATTGAGCAACTGGCGATCGACCGGGTAAAACAAATCTTCGGCGCTGCTCATGCCAATGTCCAACCTCATTCCGGCGCTCAAGCTAATTTTGCCGTATTTCTCGCGCTCCTAGAACCCGGGGACACGATTATGGGGATGGACCTGTCCCACGGCGGACACCTCACCCACGGTTCGCCGGTGAATGTCTCGGGCAAGTGGTTCCAAGTGAAGCATTACGGTGTCAGTCAGGAAACCGAACAGCTAGACTACGACCAGATTTTGGCTTTGGCGAAGCAGCATCAGCCAAAAATGATTATCTGCGGCTATTCCGCTTATCCCCGCGTCATCGATTTTGAGAAATTCCGCAGCATCGCTGACGAAGTGGGTGCCTATTTGATGGCGGATATCGCCCATATCGCTGGTTTGGTGGCGACGGGACACCACCCCAACCCGATCGCTCACTGTCATGTAGTCACTACCACCACCCATAAAACTCTGCGTGGACCTCGTGGGGGGCTGATTATGACGGCGGACCCGGAATTGGGCAAGAAGTTTGATAAGGCAGTGTTTCCCGGCACCCAGGGGGGTCCGTTAGAACATGTGATCGCGGCGAAGGCGGTGGCTTTTGGGGAAGCTCTCAAGCCAGAGTTTAAGGCTTATTCGGGTCAGGTGATTGCTAATGCCCGGGCGATGGCGGCTCGGTTGGTGGCGCGGGGATTTAAGCTGGTATCCGGGGGAACAGATAATCATTTGATGCTGGTGGATTTGCGCAGCATTGGCATGACGGGGAAAGCTGCTGATAAACTGCTCTCAGAAGTGAACATTACGGCGAATAAAAATACGGTGCCTTTTGATCCGGAGTCGCCTTTTGTCACTAGCGGTCTGCGTTTGGGGTCTCCGGCGATGACGAGTCGGGGAATGGGGACGGCGGAATTTGAGGAAATTGCTGATATTATTAGCGATCGGCTTCTCAATCCCGCTGACGATAAGTCGGCGCAAAACTGCCGCGATCGGGTAGCATCCCTTTGCCAGCGCTTCCCCTTATACAGCAATGACTCTGGCCAAAATACTTCTTTCCAGAGCATATCTGAGCCCGCCTTGGTGAGCTAAGTTAAGGGTGAATTCCTCAGCATGAACCCAGGGGTATTTGGGGTTTCACCCCCTACCCCTGCCGGAATTTCTCACAGAGGAGTATCAAATCCCGAAATTGGCCACAATAGTCCCCGATCGTTGCTGAGTTCGGTCATAAATGTAGTAAATGTAGGTAGATTTGCCTCAAAATTTGTTCTTATTCAAGCGGAAATAATTTCAGATGCCTTACCATCTGTACCACCTCGCTGCCTTTACCGTCTCCGCCCTTGTAGTTCTCGCGACCACCCCAGTCGTGAAACATGTTGGCATCAAAAGTGGCCGTGTCGATCTGCCGGGAAAACGCAAAGTACACAGCCAACCGATGGTGCGTCTGGGAGGAGTATCGATATTTTTGGGCAGTGTTATTGCCTTGTTGATTGTCTGGACTCTGGGCGGCTTCGGCGTTTTGCCCCCGCATAAAGAGTACGAGATTTGGGGCGTCACCATTGGCGGTTTGGCCTTCTTCCTGATTGGTTTAACTGATGACCTGTTCGGCTTGTCCCCATTTGTGCGGCTATTCGTGCAAACTGTGGTGGCTGGTCTAGCTTGGAAAGTGGGGGTGCAAATCGACTTCATCACGATTCCCTTTGTGGGATTGGTGAATTTCCCGGACTGGATTGGGTTCCCCGTTACCGTGGTGTGGCTGGTGGGGATGACTAATGCCATCAACTGGATTGACGGTTTAGACGGTTTAGCTGCAGGGGTTTCCGGTATCGCCGCCGTGGTGATGCTGATTGTGAGTCTGTTTATGAACCAACCCGGTGCGGCTTTAATTGCCGCTGCTTTGGCTGGGGGGACTCTAGCATTCCTGCGCTATAATTTCAACCCCGCTCAGATTTTTATGGGAGATGGCGGCTCTTATTATCTGGGATTCACTTTGGCGGGGGTGGGGGCGATCGGCTTGGTGAAAACCACCGCCGTCACCGCCGTGGTTCTGCCTTACATCATCTTGGCAGTGCCGATTTTGGATATGTCCGCCGTGATTTTAGACCGCCTGCGCAATGGCAAATCGCCTTTTGCCGCTGACAAGCGACATTTACACCATCGCTTGCTCGCTGCAGGTCTATCCCACCGGTTGACGGTGTTGTTTATTTACTCTTTGACTCTCTGGGTGGGGAGTTTGGCTTTGGCTTTTGCGGGAATACCCAGTGGTTTAACTTTCGCCCTGGGTGCTACGGTGTTGCTCACCTACACCACTTGGAAAGTGAGAGAACACGCCAGTAGGCAGTCATAGGTGTTTTAGTGTCCTGTGTAGTTGGTATATTACCCATGAAGCCATCAAAAATCAACAAGTAAAAATGACTGCCGAAATTATTTGCGTGGGTACAGAGTTGCTGTTGGGGGAAATCCTCAACAGCAACTCTCAGTTTTTGGCGCTGCAACTGGCTGAGTTAGGGATTCCTCACTACTATCAAACGGTGGTGGGGGATAACCCGGAGCGGATTCATCGGGTTTTGGAAATCGCGATCGCCCGTTCTTCATCTATCCTCATCTTTACTGGCGGTCTCGGTCCGACCCCAGACGACCTGACTCACGAAACCCTCGCCCAGTTTTTTGGCGTTCCACTGGTGGAACAGCCAGAAGTCATCGCCGATATCGAGCGCAAGTACGCTGCCCGAGGGCGCGAAATGACTCCGAGCAACCGCAAGCAGGGTTTTATCCCCGCCGGTGCCCAAATTTTGCCTAATCCTTCTGGGACAGCTCCCGGTATTGTTTGGCAGGCGCAACCAAATCTAACTATCCTCACTTTTCCTGGTGTCCCTGCGGAAATGCACCTGATGTGGCAACAAACTGCCATCCCTTATTTGAAAAGTCAAGGCTGGGGCAGCTCCATTATCTACAGCAAGACTTTAAGGTTTTGGGGCATTGCTGAGTCAGCTTTAGCGGAGAAGGTTCGCCCCTTGTTTGACCTGACTAACCCCACGGTGGCTCCCTACGCTAGTAAGGGTGAGGTGCGGTTGCGGGTTTCGGCCAAAACAGCCTCTCCCGAAGCTGCTACAGCTATTATCGAGCCGGTGGCGGCGAAAATTCGGGCGATCGCTGGTGCGGACTATTTTGGTGCGGATGAGGATACTTTGGCTTCTGTGGTGGGGCAGTTGCTGCGCGATCGGGGCCAAACCCTAGCGGTGGCGGAATCTTGCACTGGTGGCGGTTTGGGCCAGATGATAACGGCAATTTCTGGCAGTTCTGATTATTTCTTGGGTGGGGTGATTGCTTACCACAATTCGGTAAAAATGTCAAGTCTCGGAGTTAACCAGCAATCTCTCGTAACTATGGGGGCCGTGAGCGCAGAAGTAGCGCAGCAAATGGCGGCGGGGGTACGTCAGAGTTTGGGCGCCAATTGGGGCCTAAGCATCACAGGGATCGCCGGACCCGGCGGAGGAAGCGAAGAGAAACCAGTGGGATTGGTTTATATCGGGTTAGCTGGACCCCATGGTGAGGCTGTAGCTTTTGAGCATCGATTTGGGTCCATGCGGGGCCGGGATTGGGTGCGCCATTTGAGCGCTTGCACCGCCTTGGATACCCTGCGGCGAAAAATGTTAAGCATTGCTTAACATTTTTGGGGAACAGGACAAAACGCTATAGATAGCGTTTTGTCTGATAAAAAATTCTACATATAGAGTCTCTATGGTGCGGGAGGGGGGCAAGTACCCCCCAAAAAGCCGGTTTGATAGTTGTAATAGCACTTGCTCATTTTTCAGGATTGGTTATCATCAAATTAAGGAGTAAAAACCTGCTGTGGGCAAACCGCAAGCGTTAATGATGCACAGTAGATTTCCCGGCTGCACTGAAGGAGCTTGAGCTGAAAATGGAATACATCGAAAAAGTTCTGGAAAAACTTAAAGAATGGACTCGCAAGCTGATTGAGGCTCTGTTAGGCCCGGAAGCGGAGCCGGAACCGGAACTGATTCCGATCCCAGTCCATGAACCCAACCGCCGTCGTTAGTCCAGATATGGCTCCTGTAGGGCAACTGGACGAGTTAAGCATCCTCATCCTGCACGGGCCAAACCTAAATTTTTTGGGTCGGAGAGAACCAGGGGTTTATGGTTTGGCTACTTTAGATGATATCAACCGCTCGCTAGAGAAGGCGGCTGAAAATTTGCGCGTGCAGGTGTCGGCGTTACAGTCTAATCACGAAGGTGTGCTGGTTGATGCAATTCAGGCAGCTTGGGGAACGCATCAGGGAATTTTGATTAACCCTGGTGCTTATACCCATACCAGTGTAGCGATTAGAGATGCGATCGCAGCGGTGAATATCCCCACGGTGGAAGTCCACCTCAGCAATATCTATCGGCGGGAGGAGTTCCGCCACCACTCCTATATCGCACCCGTGGCGATCGGCCAAATTAGCGGTTTCGGCGCCGATAGCTACCGTCTCGGTTTAGAAGCATTGGCCCACCACCTGCGTCATCTCCCTTGAGCAAATTCTCTCCTCATTTCATATGAATTAATCTATAATAGTAAAGTTCTGTAGGGTGGGCAGTGCCAACTACAGAACACTGGTTATCAAAAGAATTCTGATTCAGGCACTGCCCACCCTACAAAGGCTCACTCCTATGAATATGTCGCATAAGAGTAAAGCCCAGTTTTTACTAAAAAACCAATTTAACGAAAATCAAACCTGCCAGAGGTTATGTGTATAATAATCTCTGGCAATTATTTTATTCATGTAATCTCGGAGGCTGTGATGATAGCTGAAATCGAAAAACGCCACTACACCCCAGAAGAATATCTGGCTCTAGAAGAAACGGCGGAGTTTAAAAGCGAGTATCACGACGGAGAAATCATCCCTATGACGGGCGGCACTACTAACCACAATCAGATTGCCGGTAATTTTTACGCTTATTGTAAGTTGGCTATGAAGCAGCAAAATTACAAGATATTTATTGGTGATGTGCGGTTGGGACTGCCCCGTTTTCGCCGATATGTCTATCCCGACTTGATGATAATTGAGGGGAAACCGGTTTATGATGGTTCTGGCCAAACCACCGTCACTAATCCCTTGGTGATTATTGAGGTACTGTCACCATCAACGGTGAATTATGATAAAGGGAATAAATTTTATTTTTATCGCTCAATTCCAGAATTTCGGGAATATATTCTGATTGACCAATATCAATATCACGTGGAGCAGTATGCTAAAACGGCGGAAAATAAATGGCTCTTGACTGAGTATGACGGGCAAGAGGCAGTATTGGCGATGACGGCGGTTAATTTAGAAATTCCCCTGCTGGATTTGTATGAAGGCGTGGAATTTGAGGTGGGGGATGAATTACCAGCTAGCTAGGAAAAGCCAGATAGTCTGACGGGGAAAAGGCATCTGAATCGACCTCTGGCCAAAATTAACCTATGGGTGAGCGCATAAATTTCTGGTTGTTGCCCCAAATATAATATAGAAGAGGGCATCTTCAGAAAGTCTGTGCAGATTAAGGAGCCTGAATATGAGTACAACCGATGATTTGCTCGCCCAAGCGGGTTATCTGACGGAATTTGACAAACAAGTGATTGCCGAGGTGAATAAGGCTCGGCAAAATCCGGCGGCTTATGCCGAGGTTTTGGCAGCTATGCGCCCATCTTACAATGGGCAAGAAGGAGTGGCCGCACTGGATGAAGCGATCGCCTTTCTCCGAGCCGCCAGTCCTCTCCCACCCCTGCAACCCTCACCAGGGATGTCAATGGCGGCGACGGATCACGTCAATGATACTGGCCCGAAAGGCATCGTCAGTCACGATGGCACCGATGGGAGTAGTATTCGCGAAAGAATCGATCGCTACGGCGACGGGGGTGGTTACGCCGGAGAAAACATCAGCTATGGTATGAACTCCCCGCAAGATGTAGCAGCTCAGCTCATTATCGATGATGGGGTTCCCTCTCGTGGCCATCGGGAGAATATTTTTAACCCGCAATATCAGTTTATTGGTGTGGATACTGGCTCTCACGCTCAGTATCAGACGATGACGGTCCTCAATTTTGCTGGACAGTACACAGAAGATGCCAGCGTCACTCCTGTGCAGCCACCACCAATAGGAGACCCGATACCAGAACCGATAGGACTGACACTGCAGCCACCCGAACCCCCAGTTCCAGTATCGCCGCCACGGGGAGAGGTGATGCCAGAATTCCGCCGCCAGAATTGGGCGGGGATAACGGAACCGGCAAATCAGTCTTTTGTATTTGCGGATTTTTCCACGGGGAATGATGCGATGGAGCTAACCCCGGAAACCAGCCGCCAAAACCCCGGAGGAGTGCGGGCTTTTGATGGGGATGATTTGATTGTGGGGTCGATCGATCGGGATATCGTCAACGGCAACCGAGGCAACGATAGTATCCAGGGTGGGGAGGGGGATGATTACCTGCGTGGCGGTCAAGATAATGACTCGATCGAGGGTAATGGTGGGAATGATATTGTCAACGGCAATAAGGGTGAGGATATCGTAGATGGCGGCGCCGGTGATGATTTGGTGCGCGGCGGTCAGGGGAATGATTTGTTAATTGGCGGTGATGGGGATGATGTGTTAATTGGGGATTTTGGTACTGATAGCCTCACCGGGGGCGCTGGTGCCGATAAGTTTATCATCCGCGCCGATACGGCGGCTGGCCAAACTAATGTCAATTTAGCCGACCGGATTACCGATTTTGGCACTGGCGATGAAATTGTGATTGTGGGCAACCAAGAACAGATTCAGTTAGTCGCCAGTGGTAGTGATACGGTGATTCAGTTGAGCGGCGGCGATATTGTGGCATTGGTGGCAAATGTGACGCCGGAGAATTTGCCGGGGTCAATTTTGGCTGCCTTTGGTGGCGATGGCGGGATGACGATCGGTTAATTGCCATGATTTGAGCCGATTGGTGGGGGCAAGGCATCAGCAAAATTAGGGTTTAAAATAAATCTGAATCATGCCTTGCCCCTCACTATGCTTGAGTGGTGGGGCTGTTGCGAGAGATAACTCGCCGTAGGGGGGAAGCATTCGGGTCATAAATTTTGGGTTTTTTGCCAGACATTCCTCGCCCGAATGCTTCCCCCCTACAAAATCGGGATGTATTTTTTGGATAACCAGTCTCAAACCACAGGAGCAGGAGCAGAGATTATGGCAGGTCTGACAGGGACAGAAGTGGATGATTTATTGGAGGGGACGGAAGCGGCAGACGAGATTTTCGGACTGGTGGGCAATGATGTAGTTATTGGCTCCGATGGGGATGACTTGCTCAGTGGCAACCAGGGGAACGATCGCCTATTTGGCGGTCCCGGTGAAGATACCATTTATGGGGGACAAGACAACGATTTAATCCAGGCTGGGGAAGATGAGGACTTGATTTTTGGCGATCGTTCCCCCGATCGCATCTGGGGAGATGGCGGCGATGATACCATCTTTGGTGGCTTAGGCAGCGATATCTTATATGGCAACACCGGTACTGATGAACTCTATGGCAACCAAAGTGACGATACCATCTATGGCGGCCAAAATAACGATACCCTCTGGGGAGGCACTGGTAACGACTTCCTCTCCGGCGACTTAGACAATGATTTGCTGTTTGGCGACCAAGGCACAAACACCCTCGTCGGTGGTTCTGGTCGGGATATCTTTTTTTGCAAAAGAAATTTGGCAACCCTACCGCTGAAACCGCCAATATTATCAACGACTTCACCAAAGGCGAAGATATCATCGGCTTAGAACAAGACCTCACCTTTGGGGAATTGAATATTTCTCAAGGTGTGGGGGAATTTCAAAACGACACGGTAATCAGGGATAAAAATACCGGCATTTTCTTTGCTATCTTAAAAAATGTCACGAGCAGCACTCTCACCGCCTCAGATTTCGGCAGTAATCTCACTGATAGCGATATTGACGACATTACCGATGATGACAATAACCCAGCAAATGACCCGCCCACATTCAATTTTGCCCAGGGAAACTACAACTATAACGAAGGTACTGGCGGGCCATTTGTCTCGGTGACGGTTAATCGCTCTGGCGATACCAGCACGATCGTCACTGTAGATTACAACAGTAAAGATGGCACTGCTAAAGCTGGGGCAGACTACGATCGAGTCAGTGGCTCCCTGGTGTTCAACCCCGGAGAAACCAGCGACTCTTTCCTCGTTCCCATCCGGGACGACCTCATCTATGAAGGAGAAGAATTTTTCAATATAGAGCTGATTAGCACTTTTGGCGGCGCTCGTCTCGGAGAACTCAGTACCGCTTTCGTCACCATCCTAGATGATGAAGCCTTTCCCGCTCCCAGCTTCAAACAATCGAACTTCACCGTTGGCGAAGCCAGTGGGAACGCCACAATTACTCTCACCCTCAACAACATCAGCGATGTGCCCCTGGTGGTTAACTATGCCACCAGCGATGGCACCGCCACGGCGGGAAATGACTACCAGGCGACATCCGGGAGCCTACAATTCCTCCCCGGTCAGCAGGAACTAACCTTTACCGTCCCTATAATCAACGACACTACCGGAGAGCCTAACGAAACCATTAATCTTAGCCTGACCAGCTCGAGCGGTGGCGATAGCTTAAATACAGCGACTCTGACAATTACTGATGATGATGGTGGCGCCCCAGCAATACAGTCTCAAAATCGCCTGCCGAACTTTGCGATCGTCGAGTCCACCTGGGAAGCTGTCGCCACCCCAAGTAACTTGGGGGCTGACGTTGCTCCCCTTGTGGCTGTAACACCAGATAGTGATTTGTCATTGGTCATTGGCAATTTATCATTTGATTAACTACTTTGTTTATATGAATAAAGTAGTTAATCTTTTTGCTAGAAAAAGTATTCACGCAAATGACAAATAACAAATGACAAATGACAAATGACAAATGACCTAGGTAGAGGGAATCTCACCGGGTGGTGGGGTAATGGGACTAGGGGTCTGTTCGTCCGGGGTCATCCCCCGCTGCGGTAAATCTTCCATCCTATCCGAGGCGTTAATACAGGCTGTCATTGCCTGAGACGTGCCCAGGTCGATTTCCTGTTTCAACCCCACAACGCAGGTAGAAAACTGGTTTGGGATCAGACTGCGGCGGCAGTGGTCAAGAATATTCGGCCCATCGCTGGCATCGGAAAGATTGCCAATATCCACCACACAGGTAGCCATCGCCAGGGGGCGACGGACGCGACGACAGGCGGTCAGAGCGTCCATCGGGATGATGTCAGTTTCAGTGGAGATATCCAGTACACAACTGGCCAGTTCTTGCGGACGCCGCATCTCGCCGCAGCTGGTCGCCGCCATTAGTGGGGGGACATTAACCTGCATCAGAGTTTCGGCGCAGTTAGCGTAGTCGTTCTTTTTCTCCGCCTTGGCTGAGGAGTGAAAAGGTAAAAGGGAAAAGGCCAAGGGCAAAAGACAAAAAGCTAAATTTGGGAGTTTGAGTGCTTTCATCGCTATGTACGTTTGATAACTCATGTTACGGTGCCTTAGAGCTTCCCTTGGGGCACAGGACGGGCAAGGTGGCAAATGGAGAACGATCTGTCACCTTTGGATGAATGACGCAGTGCGGCCACATTTTTCCCTAGCACCGAGAAACCTACTGCCTCTTGAGGCGAGATAGTTTTTCTGATGACCCATTGTCCGTTAAGGTTTATAATAGAGAGTCTGGCTGAAATTTTCTGGAAACGAAGAGGAAGCAATATGTCACGGTATCGAGGTCCACGCCTAAGAATTGTCCGCCGTTTGGGTGACTTGCCCGGTTTGACTCGGAAAAATGCGAAACGGGCTTATCCTCCTGGTCAGCATGGGCAGACCCGGAAGAAGCGATCGGAATATGCCATCCGGTTGGAAGAAAAGCAGAAACTGCGTTTCAACTACGGTTTGAGCGAAAGGCAAATGCTGCGCTATGTGCTAAAAGCTCGGCGCACTACTGGTTCTACCGGTCAAATTCTCCTGGAATTGCTGGAGATGCGCCTGGATAACACGGTATTTCGGATGGGGATGGCGCCGACGATTCCTGGGGCTCGCCAGTTGGTCAACCACGGTCACATCACCGTTAACGGTCGTACTGTGAATGTCCCCAGCTACAATTGCCGTCCTGGAGATACGATCGCCGTTAGAGACCGGGAAAAATCCCGCAAATTGGTGGAAGCCAACTTGCAGTCTCCCGGTTTGGCTCACCTACCGAGCCACTTGGAGTTTGACAAAGACAAATTCACGGGCAAGGTGAACGGCAAAATCGAGCGGGAATGGGTTGCCTTGCAAGTTAACGAACTCCTGGTGGTTGAGTATTACTCGCGGCAAGTCTGAGGATTGTCATTTGTCATTTGTCACTTGTCCCTTGTCCCTTGTCATTTGGAGAAGAAACCTTCTCAACGAGATGTCTCGTACCCGGACGGAGATTCTCCACAGAAGCCCGGACCCAATGGCGGAAGACAAAGGACAAAGGACAAAGGACTAAAGACTCTTGGACAAATTCTCAGCCACCAATTTGAGACATGGTACGGTTGTAGGAGCCGGAGAGAGTGCCGGAATCCCGCTGTTTATAGTTTACTTCTGGTTTAAGGGCGATTAACTGGCGGACTTGTTCTTGTAAAAAGGCAAAATCGGCGCCGGTGCGGAGGGCGGTTTTGAGGTCAAGTTGTCCGGTTTCATTGAGCAGACAGGGACGTAACCAGCCATCAGCACTCAGGCGCATCCGGTTGCAGCGATCGCAGAAGCACTCGGACATCTGGGAGATAAACCCCAGAGTCCCCATTGCTCCGGGAATTTGGAATACGTCCGCCGGACCGCTACCTTTAACTGCGGATTCTACTAAACCCCACCGCTCCCGAATCTGTCGCCGCAGTTCGGCGGAGGGCACCCAGCCGCTATTTTCAAATAGTTGATGGTTGCCGATCGGCATAAATTCAATAAACCGCACGTGCCATTTGCGCTCAATGGTCAAACTGGCTAAGTCCAGCACTTCCGAGTCATTCACCCCTGGAATTACCACCACGTTCAATTTCAGGGGGTCAAAGCCTACCCTATGCGCCGCTAAAATCCCCTCCCATACCTGCTGCCAGCGGCTGCGCCCCTTAGTGCCGATGAGCATATCATAGGTATCGGGGTTTAGGGAGTCGAGGCTAATGTTAACCCGCCGCAAGCCAGCATCATAGAGGTCTTGAGCCATGTCGGCTAGCAAAAAGCCGTTGGTACTCAAGGCGATATCCTCTACCAACGGCATAGCGGCGAGCGATCGGACTAACTCCACCACCCCCGGACGGATCAGCGGTTCCCCCCCCGTCAGCCGAAACCGCCGGAACCCCACCGGAATAAAGACTCTCCTCACCAAAGTCAGCAGTTCCTCATCTTCCAGCAAATTCTGCTGTAAGATGTAACTCAGCTCCGCATCTTCCGGCATACAGTACAGGCAGCGAAAGTTACAGCGGTCTATCAAGCTGATCCGCAGGTAATCGATTTTATTCACCATTTACTTTTGATTTAAATCAAAATTAAAATAGATTCCAACACTATTATAAATCAACATTCAATGGGAAAAAATGCTAATAATTTGTGAATTTTTTATTTCCAGCTAGTTGGCCAAACCTAGTTAATCTAGCTGTTTATTTATTTTGGCAAATTTGTTATGATGGAAAATTGTGCCAAGAGGCGATCGAGTATCTCCCTATGCGCCAAATATGGATCTGGTGCAATTGGAAAATATTATATTATTTATAATCATAATTTACTGATAATTTTATCTGAGTCCTTAGCCCTTAGTCCTTAGTCCCTTGACAAATCACAAATGACAAATGACAAATGACGATACGTCTCGTTTTTCCCTCCAGGGGGGAAACTTGGACCATCTGGGGTCGGAATTGCCGTAAAATCTCTTTAAGGCGCGGGCACTTCCTCAACCTAAAGACGGGGTGAGGGCTCTACCCTATGGACATGAGAAACGCTATATATCATCTAAAATGCTTAATGAAATCTTGCCTTTTCAAGTATCGTTAGACCCCAGTGCCATTGCGGGCGCTTGTTTGTGGT contains:
- the rpsD gene encoding 30S ribosomal protein S4, whose amino-acid sequence is MSRYRGPRLRIVRRLGDLPGLTRKNAKRAYPPGQHGQTRKKRSEYAIRLEEKQKLRFNYGLSERQMLRYVLKARRTTGSTGQILLELLEMRLDNTVFRMGMAPTIPGARQLVNHGHITVNGRTVNVPSYNCRPGDTIAVRDREKSRKLVEANLQSPGLAHLPSHLEFDKDKFTGKVNGKIEREWVALQVNELLVVEYYSRQV
- the moaA gene encoding GTP 3',8-cyclase MoaA, which translates into the protein MNKIDYLRISLIDRCNFRCLYCMPEDAELSYILQQNLLEDEELLTLVRRVFIPVGFRRFRLTGGEPLIRPGVVELVRSLAAMPLVEDIALSTNGFLLADMAQDLYDAGLRRVNISLDSLNPDTYDMLIGTKGRSRWQQVWEGILAAHRVGFDPLKLNVVVIPGVNDSEVLDLASLTIERKWHVRFIEFMPIGNHQLFENSGWVPSAELRRQIRERWGLVESAVKGSGPADVFQIPGAMGTLGFISQMSECFCDRCNRMRLSADGWLRPCLLNETGQLDLKTALRTGADFAFLQEQVRQLIALKPEVNYKQRDSGTLSGSYNRTMSQIGG